From the genome of Vicia villosa cultivar HV-30 ecotype Madison, WI linkage group LG2, Vvil1.0, whole genome shotgun sequence, one region includes:
- the LOC131651226 gene encoding uncharacterized protein LOC131651226 codes for MANNNTPSPDPFVLEQLIEDSSRELTNRRRQERAFTGQRQQTQHIQHVRGLQQVQNVEQTRPEGQVQNGEDGQTRPQTEPDQLQVVNETDTRDGQHASSFTHTSDRRRSRSPDEEEQINIPEGADPTAILLLKELQKTNRLIRQQGDRIHDLERRRRYRSPQRRRHRSRSYSSSRSPPRRSRKRSPSRSRSPSRRNRRQRSYSRSPPRKTRKNQKPETTEAKDLSPEQEHQGPSKAVQKVREHSPKDNRRISGKPRTKPQRGRHSNSPEPSDEEDFRSPLSEQIRRVRLPRGMEKPPALDHYDGTTDPDDHIRSIEAVMDYHVVQQRSCPSADRGLHEKVPTRTRAPPRKRLQKGHQD; via the exons ATGGCCAACAACAACACACCCAGTCCTGATCCCTTTGTCCTGGAACAACTGATCGAAGATTCCAGCCGCGAACTGACAAACCGCCGCCGGCAGGAACGTGCTTTTACCGGACAGAGGCAACAGACTCAGCACATTCAACACGTCCGCGGCCTTCAACAAGTCCAGAACGTCGAACAAACCCGTCCTGAAGGACAGgttcagaacggggaagacggGCAGACCCGGCCCCAGACTGAACCAGACCAGCTCCAAGTGGTGAATGAAACTGATACCCGAGACGGGCAACACGCTTCCTCGTTCACCCACACCTCTGACAGACGAAGAAGCCGTAGCCCGGACGAGGAGGAACAGATCAACATTCCCGAGGGCGCTGATCCGACTGCCATTCTCTTACTCAAAGAGCTGCAGAagaccaaccgcctcatccgCCAACAGGGCGACCGCATCCACGACCTGGAAAGGAGGCGACGATATCGCTCCCCCCAACGGAGGCGCCATCGATCCCGTTCCTATTCCTCTTCGCGGTCTCCCCCGAGGAGAAGTCGCAAGCGCAGTCCATCTAGGTCTCGTTCCCCCTCGAGGAGAAACCGGCGCCAGCGGTCttattcccgctctccacctcGGAAGACGCggaagaaccagaaacctgaaACCACTGAAGCCAAAGATCTCTCACCCGAGCAGGAGCACCAAGGCCCCTCCAAAGCCGTGCAGAAAGTCCGCGAGCATTCTCCAAAAGACAACCGCAGAATCTCGGGCAAACCACGCACTAAGCCCCAGCGGGGCAGACATTCAAACTCCCCCGAACCCAGCGACGAAGAGGATTTCCGCAGTCCCTTGTCCGAGCAAATCCGGCGTGTTCGTCTTCcccgggggatggaaaaaccaccagcCTTGGACCACTATGACGGGACCACCGACCCCGATGACCATATAAGGAGCATCGAAGCCGTTATGGACTACCACGTG gttcaacaaagaagctgtCCAAGTGCAGACCGCGGACTACATGAAAAGGTACCTACTCGAACGAGGGCTCCTCCCCGGAAGCGACTTCAAAAAGGCCATCAAGATTGA